CATCTCAAATTGATTTTTAGCTACATAGTCTACTTCGCAGTCATCTTACTCTTATACAAGATCGCCTTTCTTTCCGTTTATTGGTATCGATTGCACGGAGTTCCTTTGGACGAGATCGCACTCGCGTTTCTTTTGGGATTCCGATTCGATTTCGCGGTGATAGGAATGACACTCGGTGTCTTTGCGTTCTTATCCGTACTTCCCTATTTGAATCGTTTTAGAGCGTATCGTTTTTTCTGGGGTTATACTCCGATCCTTTTGGGAATTTGGATGATCGCACATTTGATCGCTGACATCATCTACTTCGAAAACGCCAACAAACACATAGGCTACGAAGGTTTTGTCTTTATCGGAAAGGACTTAGGCGTGATTTTAAAATCCGCCTTGGAACAAAATACAACGACGTTTATCATAGGAATCGGATTCCTACTGATCTTTCTTCCACTATCAACTTGGCTCTTTCTTAAATACAATCCTTACGAATACAAAAAAGAATCCTGGAAGACTTACGGAGCTCATATAGGAATCGTATTGGTTCTTACGGTCATCGCCGTGCGTGGAGGAATTCAAGAATCTCCGATCCGTGCGACTAACGCAATCGTCTCCGGAAACAATTTCGTCAACAATATCGCGTTAAACGGAGTTTTTACTTCCATCATGGATTTAAAAAGCCAGTCGATTCCGAAATTCTTAAAATTAGAAACGGAAGAAGCGGTCGCGATCGTTCGAAAAGAAATCAGTTATACCGGAGCGGAATTTATAAGCGAGAAGTATCCGATCCTAAGAGTTCAAAAAGAAACCAGACCGGGCACTCCGCCTAACATCGTTTTGATTATGCTCGAGAATTGGACCGGAAAATTCATCCGCCCCATTTCGGACGGACTCGTGGAAGGAAAGGAAGTGGCTCCCCACTTCAATCAACTTCTAAAAAAAGGAAGATTTTACAATCGTTTTGTCGCGTCCGGAGGAAGAACCACAAACGGGATGATGTCCATTCTTACTGGAATTCCCGACCGCCCGGGATTGACGGTGGTAAGAACTCATCAGGTTCTCGGAAATTTTTCCGGGATCGGAAGTATCTTTAAAAGAATGGGATACGAGACCTTTTTTGTGACGGGTGGCGACTTAAGCTTTGATAACAAGAGCACACTCATGCCTCACTGGGGTTTTGATACGGTCCTGGGGGAAAAAGAAATCTCCAAACTCGGAAGATTTAAGCTCGGAGCCTGGGGATACGACGACGCTGACGTATTACAATTATTGCATGAACGAATTGCCTCTTCCAAAAAACCGATCTTAGGTCTGGCCTTGACTCTCACGACTCATTATCCATACCGCACTCCGTCCGAAAAGTTTAGAATCTTCGGTCCTGAAACGAGAGACTATGATTTTTTGAACGTCTACAACTACGCAGATTGGGCGGTTCATAATTTTATCACACAAGCCGAAAAATCCGGTTATTTTAAAAATACGATTTTTGTCTTTGTTGCGGATCATACTCACCATCGTTATCTGGACTACTATGAGGACAGAAACGTTCCATTCCTCATCTACGCTCCCGGAAGAATCGCTCCCGCGTTAGACGAAACCATCGCGTCGCAGTTGGACGTAATTCCTACGATCCTCGGACTCGTCGGAAAGAAGGTAGCATTTTCGGCGATGGGAAGAAATCTTCTGGCTCCGGGGAGATCGGAGACCGCATACTTTGCTTACGGGAATCTCTTCGGCTGGATCGAGAACGAACATTTTTATCTGAGATTTTTTGACGGAAAAGAAGATCTTTCCTACAACATCGTTCCTCCTCGTGAGAAAAATAATTTCTGCGAAAAGGATCCTTCCGTCTGCGAGGAAATGAGCAAAAAGGCAAAGGCCTATCTCAATCTAAGTTACGAATTGTTAAATAAGAACGTGGTCTTCCCTTCTGAAACCGAGTTGATCCAGTTGACCAAACCTTAGAATCACAACAAGTCGCAAGTGTCCCCGTTATATCTGAAAGCGGACTTTCAGTCCGTAGCAATCTATTTTTCGGGGAAAACAGGTTTGTCGGAACAACCTTTAGGAATAAAAAGAATCGACGGACGAAGGTTGAATTCGTCCGAGGTTTTTTGATTTCGTAATTTTCAAAAAAAAGAAATTAACTTTTTTCTTCGGATCAAAACTTAATTCCGGAAGTGGAATATAAGTCCTGACAGAGACTACAACCATCCAATTGTTTTCGGATCTCTTTTTTCCTTTCTAAATCCAAGGACGGCCAAAGATTCTTTTTCTCAATCGGATCGGCTTGAATGTCATAGGCTTCCTCGTCGGGAGGAAACGCGTTCAAACGTAGCATATAATGCAGATTCCCTTGAATATAACTCATACCGACTCGATAGAGGGATGTTTCGTTATTGTTTGCGATAAAAATACGGCGATCGTCCGAAAGATTGGAAAAAAGGGACTTCCCTTCCAATCTGGAAAGATATCCCTTCACCTCCGACTGATTAGAAATTCCTAATATATCCGCGACAGTAGGAATTAAATCCGTATTGGACACGTTTCGTTCCACATTTTTTTTCAGACGATCCAGAGGAACCGTTTTCTTTAAAGAATCCGGAACGTAAAACAACATCGGAATCGCAACCGTCTCGATATGATTGCTTTCGATATGACCGATATAATCGTGCTCGAAAATTCCTTCGCCGTGATCCGAAGTAAAAATCACGAGAGTATCCTTTGCGAGATCTTCTTGTTGCAAAAAACGGAATACACTTTGCAAAAGATCATCCAAATATCTTACCGAATTGTCATAAGGTGCATACGCGTCTTTTCCGATCGGGAAAACAATCGATTCTTCCGGAATGATATAAGGGAAATGATTTGTATTGAGATGGAGAACGCCGGCAAAGTGTTGATTTTTTTCTTTGAGACCTTTGACGTGATGTTCAAACTCCTCGACCGTCTTACGATCGTCGATTCCTATATCGTTAAAGACGCTGTGCCCGCTGATTTCCTTATTCCAGAGAAAATCGATTCCCGCATTCTTAAAAAAGCCCGAAAAATTATTCCAGCGAAAGCTATGACTGGAAATGTAAAACGTGGAAAGACCGGCTGCTTGTCCGTATTCCCAAAACAAGGGAGCGCTGTGAGTCAAAGAAACAGGTTGAATCGGAGAAACTCCGGACAACAAACTCGGAACCGAAATCAAAGTGGAACTCGAATTGGAGAACGCATTCTTAAAAACGACAACCGTACCGCCGCCAGGATTTTTAGACCAACGATTGAGAAAGGGAGTAGTATCTCTTTCGTATCCGTAAAGTCCCATACTTTTTCTTCGAAGACTCTCGCTCAAGACGATAAGAATGTTCATCTTCGCCGGATTCGAACTCGGTTTTATAAGAGGTTTGTTTCTGGATTGTAAACCAGCAGAACCGAGCCTATCGCCGGTAACGATATTATAAAGATTCCGATTGATAAACGAAATAGAATTCGTATCCGAAACATAGATCTGATCGTTAAATCGAGTGTTGTTATGAAAGAAAGCCGCTAAGAGAAGAATCACGAGACTCAAAGAAACCATTCTGCTTTTTAAAAACCGGGAAGGTTTTGGAAACGAGGAAGCGGTTTTTAGAGTAACTAACAAAAGTAGAAAAAGAAAAACAAAACCGATCAGACTCCAAATCGTAAGTCCGCCCTTAAAGATGGTCCAGCTATTAAACGGCTCTTGAAAGATATAAGAGAATACAAAAAAGTTCGGCATGATTCCCGAATACAAATAGTATCCGTAAGAACCGACGATACAGATCGTATAACCAAGACTCGCGTAAACAAGAAGCGCCCAGTAGAAACGCATCTTGGAAAAAGAAAGGAGAAGATTGAGAATCAGGAGAATCAGCGAGTAAATCAGAACCGAATAGAAAAAAGAAAGAAGATAGTAAGACCACTGAAGTCTTTCCATCTGACTCACGATTTTCCAGCGAATCACCAGATCCGTCAGAAGGATAATCGAAGGAAGAATAAAAATCGAAACGATTTTAAATTGAAAATCGGAAACGAAAAAATTCCATTTCTGTTTGATAAATGAAAACAAAAGGACACCCCGTTCTTGATCGGAAAACCTGAAAGGGATTTTTTATGTTTCTTCCGATCGAAATCGGAAATCCTTCCAGGCGTTTTATAGTAAGCAATTGCTTACATGTTTATTTTTTGAATGCTTCTACAAATCAAGTTTTTTTCCCCGCGATGGAGAAAAATAACCTCAATTCTATCACGCGTTTTCCATTTTTATAGAGAATATAGGTTTTTATAGAAGTGACCAGGACTAAATGGCAAGCAAAGTGCCTTACCTTCGTTGCGATATTTTGGTGAGCTAAAAGTCCATTTCATCCAACCCAAAAATACGAATTATCTTTTCTGAATAGGTGAACTCAACAAGTCCTTGGTTGAGCTCAAGGGGGAATTCTACATCCCGCAGCGGAAGTCCTTTCCAAAAAGAATCCCGCGTAAAATTCTAAGATCGGAAAAGATGGAAGGAGAATCCGAACTCACCTAACAGTGGAAATGCGATTACAAAGAAAAACGAATTTGGATTTTTCTTGAAAACAGGAAGTCTCATTTTCCATTTCGGCCTTACAAAAAGTCCCTTGAGAAGGTTCGAAGACGAAGCCCAAATCTTATGGACAAAATATCCGAAGAGAACAAGGATTGATTGTGTTCTTCGAATCTCTTTCCAATACAAGTATCCTTACGGGGATGATCACTCCTGCGGTGATGATCACCGCTTGCGCCAGTCTGATATTTTCCACCGCCAATCGCCTCGGAAGAATTTTTGACAGGGTTAATCTTCTCAAGGCCGAAGTCGAAGGGGTTCTCGCCGGAAAACTACTCTTTCCTACCGAAAGAATGGAAAGTCTCAAAACACAACTTCAAATCCAAAGAATCCGCGCGATTCTGATTCAAAGATCGATGGCATTCCTTTACACTGCGACTTCTCTTTTCGTCCTTTCAAGCCTTGGCTTTGCGTTTTCCAGAGCCCTATTTCCGGAATATTCCTGGTTTGCAACGCTCACGGCTCTTCTTGGAGGCATTTTTCTTTTTATCGCGAGCATCTTTCTACTCTATGAAAGCCGCTACAATCTGAAATTTATCAAGGGCTTGATCGATCTCACCGAATTTTTAGGAAGTAAAATTCCCGATTCGAATTCTCCCCGATAACCAACACCAACCCGCCCAAGCGAAAATCTCCTTTGGGCCTTCCCACTTCCTTTTTCTACTTTTGTTTCACTTCGCTTAATAAAAATCACTTCCGCCAAAGCGTAAAATTCTCAGATCGCATCCCGGTTTTTTTAAAAATATTTCGAACCTTTTTTAAAATTCAGGTCTAAATAAGTAAGCAGTTACTTACTATCATGAAACGATTCTTTTCTTTTACGGGGATTCTCCCACTCCTTTTCCTATTCTTAGATATTTTTCCATCGCTTTCCTTAAACGCCTTTGGCCCGGCCGGATCCTTCAATCATAGCCGAATTCTAAAAGAATCCTTTCGAGATTTTACCGAAAGAACGGGTTACGAAATTCGAGTCGATTGTCAAGAGATGATCCTTCAAGGAAATCTCCATTCCGACTCGGAGCTGATGGATGCGGAGTCGTTTCACTGTGATAACAATAATATCTTTGGATGTGGAATCGAACTCAGGAACTTAAAGTCAAAATCCGAAAAAGCCGGACTCTTTACGGATTCCATGAAATATATGGGACACGCGACTCATATCATCCAGGACTTTTACGCACACAGCAATTGGACGGAAAACCATCCCAATCAAACTGCAATCGCACCTTTGGAAGAACCTTGGCTTTTGCTTTCCAGACCGGAAATTCAAACCGGTTATTACGATCTATCACCCGTCATTCAGCATGAAGAGGAAGCGATCGAATGTTTGGATCTTTCCTTTGACGAGATGAAAACCTTTCAGCCGTTTGCGACTCATCTTTGTCTGAATAAGGATTCTGAAAAAACGCTTCGGGGTGGGAATCCAGTGGAGAATAATCAAAACGTAAATTTACACGAATGGGCCGGACTACACGCCGTCGAACACACGACTCAGTTCTTAGTCGACGCCTATCACAGTAATCATAAGAATCTTACTCTCTGTCTGATTCCGAAGAAGGTAAGTTTTTCCTGCAACAACACAATTTTCAAAATGAGAAACGATTGAGAATTTTTCTTTGAGGACAAGGTCTTCAATTGAAAAAGATATCATCTCGCGATATCACAATCCGTATTAACACGGTTCTTTAAAGAATTTCTACGTAGTTTCCGAGATTCATTCAAAGTCTTTTCTCTGATATCCTTGGACATAAATCACCGATTCCAAGGTGAATTTAAAAAGGGGTTCTTTGAATGAAAAAAATAATCGCATTGATTCAGACGGCGATTCTTTTGATTTTCCTTTCGGGTTGTAAAAAAGGCGGATCGGGCGATGATACCACTTCTTTTATTACTTTGTTTGCTATTTTGAATTCTGAAAACGTAGCCGATTTCTACCCGGAACTGGGAATTCCCGGAAGTATGACCACGATCACGGGAAGTGATTTTTCAGGCAGTGCTTCCCAGTATGCGGTCACAATCAAAGATACAAACGCAACTGGAATCAATTTAGTAAATTCTAATACTCTAACATTTACGATGCCGACTCTATCCGGGATCTCTGAAAACACCACGGTTCCGATCGTAATTTCAAAATCCGGCTCGAACCTGATTTCCAAAACCATTCGTTACCGCCCCGCGCCTGTGATCACTCTCAATCAACCGAATACGTTGGTCGGAAGGGTATCTTCTAAGGACGTAAGCGCCTTTTACACGTTTACCGCGCCTTCGACAGGAGATCATATCATCAACGTCTTCGGATATCAAGGAGCAAATCTGGACCTTTATTATTATTCATCCCCTACTTCCGTTTCCACGACGCTTGCCACCGGAGTAGGAAGCGATTCCGAATTTGAGAAAGTCAATTTGACCGCGGGAACTTATATCGTTCAGATCAAGTTTGTTTCCGGAGCCCTTGCGACAAATTTCAAAACCCATATCGCCAACGGAGCGATCACTCCCGTATCCACCTCCAACGAAATCG
This is a stretch of genomic DNA from Leptospira tipperaryensis. It encodes these proteins:
- a CDS encoding DUF2721 domain-containing protein, with the protein product MITPAVMITACASLIFSTANRLGRIFDRVNLLKAEVEGVLAGKLLFPTERMESLKTQLQIQRIRAILIQRSMAFLYTATSLFVLSSLGFAFSRALFPEYSWFATLTALLGGIFLFIASIFLLYESRYNLKFIKGLIDLTEFLGSKIPDSNSPR
- a CDS encoding LTA synthase family protein; the encoded protein is MFQRIPTHLKLIFSYIVYFAVILLLYKIAFLSVYWYRLHGVPLDEIALAFLLGFRFDFAVIGMTLGVFAFLSVLPYLNRFRAYRFFWGYTPILLGIWMIAHLIADIIYFENANKHIGYEGFVFIGKDLGVILKSALEQNTTTFIIGIGFLLIFLPLSTWLFLKYNPYEYKKESWKTYGAHIGIVLVLTVIAVRGGIQESPIRATNAIVSGNNFVNNIALNGVFTSIMDLKSQSIPKFLKLETEEAVAIVRKEISYTGAEFISEKYPILRVQKETRPGTPPNIVLIMLENWTGKFIRPISDGLVEGKEVAPHFNQLLKKGRFYNRFVASGGRTTNGMMSILTGIPDRPGLTVVRTHQVLGNFSGIGSIFKRMGYETFFVTGGDLSFDNKSTLMPHWGFDTVLGEKEISKLGRFKLGAWGYDDADVLQLLHERIASSKKPILGLALTLTTHYPYRTPSEKFRIFGPETRDYDFLNVYNYADWAVHNFITQAEKSGYFKNTIFVFVADHTHHRYLDYYEDRNVPFLIYAPGRIAPALDETIASQLDVIPTILGLVGKKVAFSAMGRNLLAPGRSETAYFAYGNLFGWIENEHFYLRFFDGKEDLSYNIVPPREKNNFCEKDPSVCEEMSKKAKAYLNLSYELLNKNVVFPSETELIQLTKP
- a CDS encoding sulfatase-like hydrolase/transferase, whose protein sequence is MFSFIKQKWNFFVSDFQFKIVSIFILPSIILLTDLVIRWKIVSQMERLQWSYYLLSFFYSVLIYSLILLILNLLLSFSKMRFYWALLVYASLGYTICIVGSYGYYLYSGIMPNFFVFSYIFQEPFNSWTIFKGGLTIWSLIGFVFLFLLLLVTLKTASSFPKPSRFLKSRMVSLSLVILLLAAFFHNNTRFNDQIYVSDTNSISFINRNLYNIVTGDRLGSAGLQSRNKPLIKPSSNPAKMNILIVLSESLRRKSMGLYGYERDTTPFLNRWSKNPGGGTVVVFKNAFSNSSSTLISVPSLLSGVSPIQPVSLTHSAPLFWEYGQAAGLSTFYISSHSFRWNNFSGFFKNAGIDFLWNKEISGHSVFNDIGIDDRKTVEEFEHHVKGLKEKNQHFAGVLHLNTNHFPYIIPEESIVFPIGKDAYAPYDNSVRYLDDLLQSVFRFLQQEDLAKDTLVIFTSDHGEGIFEHDYIGHIESNHIETVAIPMLFYVPDSLKKTVPLDRLKKNVERNVSNTDLIPTVADILGISNQSEVKGYLSRLEGKSLFSNLSDDRRIFIANNNETSLYRVGMSYIQGNLHYMLRLNAFPPDEEAYDIQADPIEKKNLWPSLDLERKKEIRKQLDGCSLCQDLYSTSGIKF
- a CDS encoding IPT/TIG domain-containing protein, with amino-acid sequence MKKIIALIQTAILLIFLSGCKKGGSGDDTTSFITLFAILNSENVADFYPELGIPGSMTTITGSDFSGSASQYAVTIKDTNATGINLVNSNTLTFTMPTLSGISENTTVPIVISKSGSNLISKTIRYRPAPVITLNQPNTLVGRVSSKDVSAFYTFTAPSTGDHIINVFGYQGANLDLYYYSSPTSVSTTLATGVGSDSEFEKVNLTAGTYIVQIKFVSGALATNFKTHIANGAITPVSTSNEIDTQRRCYDFMGTGTTSNVANGCASVNAAEIANRTGRCTYPSSSGLTTRSYYSIGGFGFDPFYAEQTCTQDGFDSPNPSKAIFQSF